The DNA region GGTTCGGCGCCGAGGCCAACTCGCCGGTGATGGACTACCTCGGCGGAGGACCGCTGGGCATCACCGAGCTGCTGCTGCGCTCCACCACCGTCCCCACCTACCTGAAGAACGACTGGTTGCGGGACTGGGGTGCGCTGCAGCGGCTCACACCCTTCTATCCCGACGCCGAGCCGGCCCGGCTGGATCTCGGTTCGGCGACGCGCAGCGGTCTGTGGAGCCCGGCGCCGCTGCGTCTGAGCTAGCGTCGCCTACCCTTGAGCCTCGTGCCAGACCGGACTACCCGCCTCATCGCGATCGTCGCGGGCGTGTTGGGAATGCTGCTGTGCGCGCTGGCACCGTTGCTGCCGGTCACCCAGATGACCGCGACGATCCAGTGGCCGCAGGCCGTCGACAGCGACGGCAACATCGAGAGCGTCACCGCACCGCTGGTCTCCGGTGCCCCCAAGTCGCTCGACGTCGTGATCCCGTGCCGGACGGTGGCCACCCTCCCCGCCGACGGCGGTCTGGTGTTCTCCACGATCCCGCCCGGCGGCATCGAAGCGGGGCGCAACGGCCTGTTCATCCGCGCCTTCGAGGACAGCGTCACCGTCGCGTTCCGGGACTCGGTGGCCGCGGTGGCGCCCCGCGACGCCGTGGAGTCCGGGGCATGCAGCGACATCCGGGTGTGGGCCGATGTCGGCGCGGTCGGCGCCGACTTCGTCGGCATCCCCGGCGCCACCGGCACGCTCGGAGCCGAGAACCGGCCCCAGGTGGCGGGCATGTTCTCCGAACTGGAGGTGCCTGCAGATAGCGGCGTGTCGGCCACCGTGGACGTCGACACCCGTTTCATCACGACTCCGACCACGCTCAAGCTCGCCGTGATGGTGCTCGGGGTGCTCTGTGTGGTGGCCTCGTTCGTCGCACTGATGCTGCTGGACCGGGTGTCGGGCAGGCGGGCCCCGCCGACCCGCCGGCGTGCCGGGGTGTCGACGTGGCTCACCGACACCGGCGTGATCGCTGTGCTGCTGGTGTGGCACCTGGTCGGGCCGCAGTCCTCCGACGACGGCTACAACCTGACCATCGCGCGGATTTCCGGCGAGGCCGGCTACACCGCCAACTACTACCGGTTCTTCGGCGCCTCCGAAGCGCCCTTCGACTGGTACCAGAGCGTGTTGACGCACCTGGCGTCGATCAGCACCGCCGGAATCTGGATGCGACTGCCGGCCACCGCGGCCGCCATCGGCACCTGGCTGATCCTCAGCCGCTGCGTGCTGCCGCGCCTAGGCCGGCGACTGGCGATCAACCGGGTCGCGGTGTGGACCGCCGCCGCGGTGTTCCTCGCGGCGTGGCTGCCGTTCAACAACAGCCTGCGCCCCGAACCGCTGATCGCGTTCGGCGTGGTCGCCGTATGGATGCTGGTGGAACTGGCGATCGGGAAGCGGACGCTGTGGCCGGTCGCGCTGGCGATCGTCGTGGCGGTGTTCTGCGTGACGCTCGCTCCGCAGGGCATGGTCGCGCTGGCGCCGCTGCTGGTCGGCGCCCGCGCCATCACCCGCATCGTCAGCGATCGCCGCGCCACAGACGGACTCGCCGCCCAACTCGCGCCTCTGGCCGCCGCGGCGTCTCTCGTCTTCGTCGTCGTCTTCCGCGACCAGACCCTGGCCACCGTCGCCGAGTCGGCCCGCATCAAGTACGTCGTCGGCCCGACGATCCCGTGGTACCAGGAGTTCCTGCGCTACTACTTCGTGATGGTCGAGGACAGCGTCGACGCGTCGCTGACCCGGCGCTTCGCCGTTCTGGTGCTGCTGCTGTGCGTGTTCGGTCTGCTCGTGGTGCTGCTGCGCCGGGGCACGTTGCCGGGTGTGATGAACGGGCCCGTGTGGCGGCTGACGGGAGCGACGGCGATCGGCCTGGTTCTGCTGATGCTCACCCCCACCAAGTGGTCGGCGCAGTTCGGGGTGTTCGCCGGTCTGGCCGGCGCGCTGGGCGCGCTGACCGCGTTCGCCTTCGCCCGCGTCGGCCTGCACAGTCGCCGGAACCTCGCCCTGTACGCGGCCGCCCTGCTGTTCGTCCTGGCGTGGGCGAACGCGGGCATCAACGGCTGGTTCTACGTCGGCAACTACGGGGTGCCGTGGTTCGACCGGCAACCCGTTCTCCTCGGCCAGCCCGTCACGTCGATGTTCCTGGTGCTGGCGATCGCGTGCGGACTACTCGCCGGATGGCTGCACTTCCGGATGGACTACGCCGGGCACACCGAGGTCGCCGACACCGGGCGCAACCGGGCCGTCGCGTCGACCCCGCTGCTGATCGTGGCCGCCATCATGGTGGTGCTCTCGGTCGGGTCGATGCTCAAGGCCACCGCAGGCCGCTACCCCGTCTACACCACGGGCGCGGCCAACGTCTCGGCGCTGGCCGCATTCCTGCCCGGATCGTCGCCGAGCTGCGCGATGGCCGACGCGGTCCTGGTCGAAGAGGACCCCAATGCCGGGATGCTGCAACCGGTTCCGGGCCAGAGTTTCGGGGAGTACGGACCGCTGGGCGGCGAGGATCCCGTGGGCTTCACGCCCAACGGTGTCAGCGACACCCTCGAGCCCGCCGAACCCGTGGCGGCCAACCCCGGCCTGGTGAACTCCGACGGGGCCGTCGACAAGCCGAACATCGGCATCGGTTACGCGGCGGGCACCGGCGGTGGTTACGGCCCCGAAGGTGTCAATGGCTCGCGGGTCTTCCTGCCGTTCGGACTGGATCCGGACAGCACCCCGGTGATGGGCAGTTTCGACGAGAACACCGTGGCCGCCGAGGCCACCTCGGCGTGGTACCAGTTGCCGCCCCCCACCCCGGAGCGGCCGCTGGTGACGATCGCCGCCGCGGGCGCGATCTGGTACTACGAAGAGGACGGCGAGTTCAGCTACGGCCAGTCGCTGAAGCTGCAGTGGGGTGTGCACCGGCCCGACGGGTCGTACGAGGCGCTCAGCGAGGTGCAGCCGATCGACATCTTCCCGCAGAAGGCCTGGCGCAATCTGCGGTTCCCGATGACCTCAGCACCGCCGGAGGCGAACGTGGCCCGCATCGTGGCCGACGACCCGAACCTGTCCGACGATCAGTGGTTTGCGTTCACCCCACCCCGGGTGCCGGTGCTGCAGACCGCACAGGAGTTCCTCGGCACCGAGACGCCCGTGCTGATGGACATCGCCACCGCGGCGAACTTCCCGTGCCAGCGGCCGTTCTCCGAGCACCTCGGGGTCGCCGAACTGCCGGACTACCGGGTTCTGCCCAACTTCGAGCAGATGGTGTCCTCGTCGAACCAGTGGCAGTCCGCCGACGACGGCGGCCCGTTCCTGTTCATCCAGGCGCTGCTGCGCACCGAGGCGATCCCGACGTACCTCAGCGGCGACTGGTACCGCGACTGGGGAGCGATCGAGCGCTACATCCGGGTGGTACCGAGTGAGAGGGCGCCGCAGGCCGCCATCGAGGAAGGGTCGACGCGAGTGTTCGGCTGGAGTCGCGGCGGACCGATCAGGGCGCTGCCGTGAGTGACGTCAGGGTGGCGCGCTGGGTCGCGACGATCGCCGGCCTGCTCGGCTTTGTGATGGCGGTCGCCACGCCGCTGCTGCCCGTCACCCAGACGACCGCGACGCTGAACTGGCCTCAGCAGGGGCAGCTGGAGAACGTCACGGCGCCGCTGATCTCGCAGGCCCCGGTGGACCTGACCGCGACGGTGCCCTGCGAGGTCATCGAGACGTTGCCGGCCGACGGCGGACTGGTCCTCGGCACCGCGCCGGCAGAGGGCAGGGACGCGGCGCTGAACGCGATGCTGGTCAACGTCACCGAGACCCGGGTCGACGTGATCGTCCGCAACGTCGTGGTGGCCAGCGTGAACCGGGACCGGGTGGCCGGCGCCGGGGCCGCCCCGGGCTGCTCCACGATCGACATCACCTCGTCGCTGGACGGCACTTTCGCCGAGTTCGTCGGGCTGCGCAAAGCCGACGGGTCGCCTCAGCGCACCGGCTTCGCCGACCCCAACCTGCGGCCCGCCATCGTCGGCGTGTTCACCGACCTGACCGGGCCGGCACCCCCGGGCATGGAGTTCTCGGCGACGATCGACACCCGGTTCACCACGAACCCGACACCGTTGAAGTTGACGGCGATCCTGTTGGCGATCATCTCGACCGTCGTCGCCCTGTTCGCGCTGTGGCAGCTGGACCGCACCGACGGACGGCGCATGCACCGGCTGATCCCGACCCGCTGGCGGACCTTCTCCGCCGTGGACGTCTTCGTGGTCGGTGTGTTCGCGCTCTGGTACATCATCGGCGCCAACTCCTCCGACGACGGCTATCAGATGCAGATGGCCCGTACCGCCGAGCACTCCGGCTACATGGCCAACTACTTCCGCTGGTTCGGCGTTCCCGAGGACCCGTTCGGCTGGTACTACAACGTGCTGGCGCTGATGTCGCAGGTGAGCACCGCGGGCATCTGGATGCGTCTGCCCGACCTGATCTGTTCGCTGGTGTGCTGGCTGCTGCTGTCCCGCGAGGTGCTGCCTCGACTGGGGCCCGCCGTGATCGCCAGCCGGCCTGCGCTGTGGGCGGCGGGTCTGGTCCTGATCGGCGCCTGGATGCCGTTCAACAACGGCCTGCGCCCCGAGGGGCAGATCGCCACCGGGGCGCTGATCACCTACGTGCTGATCGAACGGGCCATCACGTCGGGCCGGTTGACGCCCGCCGCGCTGGCCATCTTCTCGGCGGCGTTCACCCTCGGTATCCAGCCGACCGGGCTGATCGCGGTGGCCGCGCTGGTGGCAGGCGGCCGACCCATCCTGCGGATCATCATGCGCAGGCGTCTCGTTGTCGGCACCTGGCCGCTCCTGGCCCCGATGCTGGCTGCGGGCACCGTGATCCTGGCTGTGGTGTTCGCCGACCAGACATTCGCTACGGTGCTGGAAGCCACCAGGATCCGGACCTCCATCGGCCCGAGCCAGGAGTGGTTCACCGAGATCCTGCGCTACTACTACCTGATCCTGCCGACCACCGACGCCGCGATCTCACGCCGCTTCGCGTTTATGTTCACCGTGCTGTGCCTGTTCCCGTCGCTGTTCATGATGTTGCGGCGCAAGCGCATTCCCGGGGTGGCGCGCGGCCCGGCCTGGCGGCTGATGGGCGTCATCTTCGCGACGATCTTCTTCCTGATCTTCACCCCCACCAAGTGGATCCACCACTTCGGTCTGTTCGCCGCAGTCGGCGGAGCGATGGCGGCGCTGGCGACGGTGATGGTGTCGCCTGTGGTACTACGCTCGGCGCGCAACCGGATGGCGTTCCTGTCCCTGGTGTTCTTCGTGCTGGCGTTCTGCTTCGCCTCGACCAACGGCTGGTGGTACGTCTCGAACTTCGGTGTGCCCTACAACAACTCGGTGCCCCAGCTCGGCGGCGTGACTGTCAGCACGGTGTTCTTCGTGCTGTTCGCCATCGCGGGGTTGTGGGCGTTCTGGCTGCACGTGACGGCGCGCCAGGATTCGAAGATCGTCGACAAGCTGACCGCTGCACCCATTCCCATCGCGGCCGGGTTGATGGTCGTGGTGTTCGTCGCCTCGATGGCGGTGGGCGTGGTGCGCCAGTACCCGACCTACTCCAACGGCTGGGCCAATATGCGCGCGTTCGTCGGCGGCTGCGGGATGGCCGACGACGTACTCGTCGAGCCTGATTCCAACGACGGCTTCCTTCGCGCCCTGCCCGGCGAGGACGGGCCGCTGGGCCCGCTCGGCGGCGCCGATCCGGTGGGCTTCTCGCCCAACGGTGTTCCCGACCGGATCATCGCCGAAGCGATCCGGCTGAACAATCCGCAGCCGGGCACCGACTACGACTGGGTTCGTCCACGGCAACTGCCCCGTGCCGGCGTCAACGGATCGAGGGTGCCGCTGCCCTACGGTCTGGACCCCGCGCGGGTGCCGGTGGCGGGTACGTATTCCACTGAGGCGCAACAGGAGAGCCGACTGGCCTCGTCCTGGTACGAGCTCCCCCCGGCAGAGGACGCGCACCCCCTGGTGGTGATCACCGCAGCCGGGACCATCGCCGGGAGCAGCGTTGCGGAAGGCGAGAGCTCAGGTCAGACAGTCGAACTCGAGTACGCGCTGCCGGGGCCCGACGGGAGCCCGGCACCCGCCGGCCGGATCAGTCCGTACGACATCGGCCCGACACCGTCGTGGCGCAATCTCCGCTACCCACGTGATCAGATCCCCGCCGAAGCCATCG from Mycobacterium sp. DL includes:
- a CDS encoding arabinosyltransferase domain-containing protein, translating into MLLCALAPLLPVTQMTATIQWPQAVDSDGNIESVTAPLVSGAPKSLDVVIPCRTVATLPADGGLVFSTIPPGGIEAGRNGLFIRAFEDSVTVAFRDSVAAVAPRDAVESGACSDIRVWADVGAVGADFVGIPGATGTLGAENRPQVAGMFSELEVPADSGVSATVDVDTRFITTPTTLKLAVMVLGVLCVVASFVALMLLDRVSGRRAPPTRRRAGVSTWLTDTGVIAVLLVWHLVGPQSSDDGYNLTIARISGEAGYTANYYRFFGASEAPFDWYQSVLTHLASISTAGIWMRLPATAAAIGTWLILSRCVLPRLGRRLAINRVAVWTAAAVFLAAWLPFNNSLRPEPLIAFGVVAVWMLVELAIGKRTLWPVALAIVVAVFCVTLAPQGMVALAPLLVGARAITRIVSDRRATDGLAAQLAPLAAAASLVFVVVFRDQTLATVAESARIKYVVGPTIPWYQEFLRYYFVMVEDSVDASLTRRFAVLVLLLCVFGLLVVLLRRGTLPGVMNGPVWRLTGATAIGLVLLMLTPTKWSAQFGVFAGLAGALGALTAFAFARVGLHSRRNLALYAAALLFVLAWANAGINGWFYVGNYGVPWFDRQPVLLGQPVTSMFLVLAIACGLLAGWLHFRMDYAGHTEVADTGRNRAVASTPLLIVAAIMVVLSVGSMLKATAGRYPVYTTGAANVSALAAFLPGSSPSCAMADAVLVEEDPNAGMLQPVPGQSFGEYGPLGGEDPVGFTPNGVSDTLEPAEPVAANPGLVNSDGAVDKPNIGIGYAAGTGGGYGPEGVNGSRVFLPFGLDPDSTPVMGSFDENTVAAEATSAWYQLPPPTPERPLVTIAAAGAIWYYEEDGEFSYGQSLKLQWGVHRPDGSYEALSEVQPIDIFPQKAWRNLRFPMTSAPPEANVARIVADDPNLSDDQWFAFTPPRVPVLQTAQEFLGTETPVLMDIATAANFPCQRPFSEHLGVAELPDYRVLPNFEQMVSSSNQWQSADDGGPFLFIQALLRTEAIPTYLSGDWYRDWGAIERYIRVVPSERAPQAAIEEGSTRVFGWSRGGPIRALP
- a CDS encoding arabinosyltransferase domain-containing protein encodes the protein MAVATPLLPVTQTTATLNWPQQGQLENVTAPLISQAPVDLTATVPCEVIETLPADGGLVLGTAPAEGRDAALNAMLVNVTETRVDVIVRNVVVASVNRDRVAGAGAAPGCSTIDITSSLDGTFAEFVGLRKADGSPQRTGFADPNLRPAIVGVFTDLTGPAPPGMEFSATIDTRFTTNPTPLKLTAILLAIISTVVALFALWQLDRTDGRRMHRLIPTRWRTFSAVDVFVVGVFALWYIIGANSSDDGYQMQMARTAEHSGYMANYFRWFGVPEDPFGWYYNVLALMSQVSTAGIWMRLPDLICSLVCWLLLSREVLPRLGPAVIASRPALWAAGLVLIGAWMPFNNGLRPEGQIATGALITYVLIERAITSGRLTPAALAIFSAAFTLGIQPTGLIAVAALVAGGRPILRIIMRRRLVVGTWPLLAPMLAAGTVILAVVFADQTFATVLEATRIRTSIGPSQEWFTEILRYYYLILPTTDAAISRRFAFMFTVLCLFPSLFMMLRRKRIPGVARGPAWRLMGVIFATIFFLIFTPTKWIHHFGLFAAVGGAMAALATVMVSPVVLRSARNRMAFLSLVFFVLAFCFASTNGWWYVSNFGVPYNNSVPQLGGVTVSTVFFVLFAIAGLWAFWLHVTARQDSKIVDKLTAAPIPIAAGLMVVVFVASMAVGVVRQYPTYSNGWANMRAFVGGCGMADDVLVEPDSNDGFLRALPGEDGPLGPLGGADPVGFSPNGVPDRIIAEAIRLNNPQPGTDYDWVRPRQLPRAGVNGSRVPLPYGLDPARVPVAGTYSTEAQQESRLASSWYELPPAEDAHPLVVITAAGTIAGSSVAEGESSGQTVELEYALPGPDGSPAPAGRISPYDIGPTPSWRNLRYPRDQIPAEAIAVRVVAEDLSLSQGDWVAVTPPRIPELRSVQEYVGSEQPVLLDWAVGMAFPCQQPMLHANGVTEVPKFRISPDYFAKLQSTDTWQDGVNGGLLGITDLLLRASVMSSYLSQDWGQDWGSLRRFDTIVDAVPAELELGSATRSGLWSPGEIRIGP